In Oenanthe melanoleuca isolate GR-GAL-2019-014 chromosome 8, OMel1.0, whole genome shotgun sequence, a single genomic region encodes these proteins:
- the ZNF644 gene encoding zinc finger protein 644 isoform X2, whose protein sequence is MDDLEINTGVPGAKEEEEILCDDNFVSEEEGGIPKPEESDTSFQNNNTLTLTEELSRDRSEKALSGGQASLFIHTGAPTVSSENFMLSRGTAVNGPVSHSTSTKTSIMNKDSASLTTGQPGGHLTDSCSTLTVVHDLQLPAKSTTQKSNQHQVLFLLPDVAHAKNLTHSIKNLPTSASVGCDSQKTVGNSVDSTLVDQVEVCEDDKNLLLKDDCVDTLTGISSGTGGFRSGCDPSWDPQKEFIQFLMTNEETIEKSPIHCKVGVEKKRKRKMDVSKITRYTEDCFDDTSCIPSKSKLLNVEFLEQNEELQIEPQKYSLSKVKPESTDEELETVDGIQQLIYSPASNCAEDTSPVHTSTFLSNTLKNKCEENDSEPPSTFSTDEPSFYPCTKCNVNFREKKHLHRHMMYHLDGNSHFRHLNVPRPYACRECGRTFRDRNSLLKHMIIHQERRQKLMEEIRELKELQDEGRSARLQCPQCVFGTNCPKTFVQHAKTHEKDKRYYCCEECNFMAVTENELECHRGIAHGAVVKCSIIGSDLSQRKTQKKASLKDPFLGSSRKSSTYMCKLCPFATSARSILKKHMAYLHSASCIDPFGSHLRLEKRKGSIIEESLDFRSRTKQLIKHSSTFPKNSALKQDVKRSFGSTSQSSNFTKLHKRPYRIQKARKSVSQSSKLNSAEKKDSYETEDESSWENVELCDYTTQSLEDESYSDINQEHVNLFPIFKGKMEDNEAADKSSLGYEQNDGFYFEYYEDAEGSNFLHDLHDPQNLENVGSALPKHNSVFHWTDLSLEKKSCPYCPATFETGVGLSNHVRGHLHRAGLSYEARHVVSPEQIATSDKMQHFKRAGTGTPVKRVRKAIEKSETSSEHTCQLCGGWFDTKIGLSNHVRGHLKRLGKTKWDAHKSPICVLNEMMQNEDKYEKILKALNSRRIIPRPFVAQKFASNDDFLSQNVLPLEAYHNGLKTEDISVSASEEEGLSFLNECDEAKAVLHDEKRNQSLSLIELLKNKRLGEERNPHISPQKIHNQTARKRFVQKCVLPLNEDSPLMYQPQKMDLTMQSALDCKQKKSRSRSGSKKKMLPLPHSADEVYILRCRFCGLVFRGPLSVQEDWIKHLQRHIVNANLPRTGAGMVEVTSLLKKPASITETSFSLLMAEAAS, encoded by the exons ATGGATGATTTAGAGATAAATACTGGCGTCCCTGGTGctaaagaagaagaagaaatccTATGTGATGATAATTTTGTATCTGAGGAAGAAGGTGGCATTCCCAAACCAGAAGAGAGTGACACGTCATTTCAGAACAACAACACATTGACTCTGACTGAGGAGCTGTCAAGGGACAGATCTGAAAAAGCCTTAAGTGGAGGCCAGGCTTCTCTATTTATACACACTGGTGCTCCTACTGTTTCTAGTGAAAACTTTATGTTGTCTAGAGGAACTGCTGTTAATGGACCAGTTTCACACTCCACCTCAACAAAGACTTCCATTATGAATAAAGACAGTGCTTCATTAACCACTGGACAGCCTGGAGGTCATCTCACAGATTCCTGCTCAACTTTGACAGTGGTTCATGATCTTCAGCTGCCTGCAAAGAGTACAACACAGAAATCAAATCAGCaccaagttttatttttattacctgATGTAGCACATGCTAAGAACCTGACTCATTCCATTAAAAATCTACCTACCTCTGCTTCAGTTGGTTGTGATTCACAGAAAACAGTAGGAAACAGTGTAGATAGCACTTTAGTAGACCAAGTAGAAGTTTGTGAGGATGATAAAAATTTACTGTTAAAAGATGATTGTGTTGATACATTAACAGGCATTTCCTCAGGTACAGGTGGCTTCAGATCGGGATGTGATCCTAGTTGGGATCCGCAAAAAGAGTTTATACAGTTTCTTATGACAAATGAAGAAACAATAGAGAAGTCTCCCATTCACTGTAAGGTAGGGgtagaaaagaagagaaaaaggaaaatggatgTTAGTAAAATAACACGTTATACTGAAGACTGTTTTGATGATACCAGTTGTATTCCTAGTAAATCAAAACTATTAAATGTTGAATTCTTAGAGCAGAATGAGGAGCTACAAATAGAACCACAAAAATACTCGTTGAGTAAAGTAAAGCCTGAGTCCACAGATGAAGAGCTGGAAACTGTTGATGGTATCCAGCAGCTCATTTATAGTCCCGCTAGTAACTGTGCAGAAGATACTTCTCCTGTTCACACTAGCACTTTTCTATCcaatactttaaaaaacaaatgtgaaGAGAATGATTCTGAACCACCGTCTACTTTCAGTACTGATGAACCATCATTTTATCCCTGTACAAAGTGCAATGTGAATTTTAGAGAGAAGAAACACCTGCATAGGCATATGATGTACCATTTAGATGGGAACAGTCATTTCCGGCATCTCAATGTCCCCAGGCCCTATGCCTGTAGGGAATGCGGAAGGACATTTCGAGATCGTAATTCGCTTCTTAAACATATGATAATTCACCAGGAAAGAAGGCAGAAACTGATGGAAGAAATCCGTGAGCTGAAGGAACTTCAGGATGAGGGTAGGAGTGCACGGTTACAATGCCCACAGTGTGTGTTTGGTACCAATTGTCCCAAAACATTTGTGCAGCATGCAAAGACCcatgaaaaagataaaagataCTACTGTTGTGAGGAATGCAATTTCATGGCTGTGACAGAAAATGAACTGGAATGCCATCGAGGGATTGCTCATGGAGCAGTAGTCAAATGTTCAATTATTGGTAGTGACTTGTCCCAgagaaaaacccagaaaaaggCATCCTTGAAAGATCCTTTTTTAGGATCCTCAAGAAAGTCATCAACGTATATGTGTAAGCTGTGTCCATTTGCTACTTCAGctagaagcattttaaaaaaacacatggCATATTTGCATTCAGCATCATGCATTGATCCCTTTGGTAGCCATCTTAGactagagaaaagaaaaggcagcatAATAGAGGAATCTTTAGATTTTCGTAGCAGGACAAAACAGTTGATCAAACATTCTTCTACTTTTCCAAAGAACTCTGCTTTAAAACAGGATGTAAAAAGATCATTTGGCTCTACTTCACAGTCCAGTAACTTCACAAAACTTCACAAGAGACCCTACAGGATACAGAAGGCTCGGAAAAGCGTGTCACAGTCATCT AAACTAAactctgctgaaaaaaaagacagctaTGAAACGGAGGATGAAAGTTCATGGGAAAATGTTGAACTATGTGATTACACTACACAGTCTCTGGAGGATGAATCTTACAGTGATATTAATCAGGAGCATGTAAACCTATTCCCCATATTCAAAGGTAAAATGGAAGATAATGAAGCTGCTGATAAATCTTCACTTGGTTATGAGCAGAATGATGGCTTTTATTTTGAGTATTACGAAGATGCTGAGGGTAGTAACTTCTTGCATGATTTGCATGATCCTCAGAATTTAGAAAATGTAGGATCAGCATTGCCAAAGCATAATTCAGTTTTCCATTGGACTGATTTGTCACTTGAAAAGAAGTCATGCCCGTACTGTCCAGCAACCTTTGAAACAGGTGTTGGCTTGTCCAATCATGTCAGAGGACATCTTCACAGAGCTGGACTAAGCTATGAAGCCCGTCACGTTGTTTCACCAGAACAGATAGCAACAAGTgacaaaatgcagcattttaaaagagcTGGAACAGGGACTCCTGTTAAACGTGTCAGAAAAG caATTGAGAAATCTGAAACTTCCTCTGAGCACACATGTCAGCTCTGTGGTGGCTGGTTCGATACTAAAATTGGATTGTCTAATCATGTGCGAGGACACCTGAAGAGGCTTGGCAAAACCAAGTGGGACGCACACAAGTCTCCCATCTGTGTTCTGAATGAGATGATGCAAAATGAAGACAAGTATGAAAAAATCCTAAAGGCTTTGAACAGTCGCCGTATTATTCCCAGACCATTTGTTGCTCAGAAATTTGCATCAAATGATGACTTTTTATCTCAGAATGTTTTACCTCTTGAAGCATACCATAATGGCCTAAAGACTGAAGATATATCTGTGTCTGCATCAGAAGAAGAAGGGCTGAGTTTCCTGAATGAATGTGATGAAGCAAAAGCAGTACTACatgatgaaaaaagaaatcagtcaCTTTCACTGATAGAACTCCTGAAAAACAAGAGGTTAGGAGAAGAAAGGAATCCTCATATTTCCCCTCAAAAAATTCATAATCAAACTGCAAGAAAGAGGTTTGTTCAGAAATGTGTTCTTCCATTAAATGAAGACAGTCCATTGATGTATCAGCCACAAAAAATGGACTTGACTATGCAGTCAG CTTTAGACTGTAAGCAAAAGAAGTCAAGGTCAAGATCTggaagcaagaagaaaatgctgCCGTTACCTCATAGTGCTGATGAAGTTTACATACTCAGATGCAG GTTTTGTGGTCTGGTCTTTCGAGGACCGTTGTCTGTTCAAGAAGACTGGATAAAGCACTTGCAGCGACACATTGTCAACGCAAATCTTCCACGGACTGGAGCTGGCATGGTTGAGGTCACATCACTACTTAAAAAGCCTGCTTCAATTActgaaacttcattttctttactGATGGCAGAAGCAGCATCATag
- the ZNF644 gene encoding zinc finger protein 644 isoform X1: protein MDDLEINTGVPGAKEEEEILCDDNFVSEEEGGIPKPEESDTSFQNNNTLTLTEELSRDRSEKALSGGQASLFIHTGAPTVSSENFMLSRGTAVNGPVSHSTSTKTSIMNKDSASLTTGQPGGHLTDSCSTLTVVHDLQLPAKSTTQKSNQHQVLFLLPDVAHAKNLTHSIKNLPTSASVGCDSQKTVGNSVDSTLVDQVEVCEDDKNLLLKDDCVDTLTGISSGTGGFRSGCDPSWDPQKEFIQFLMTNEETIEKSPIHCKVGVEKKRKRKMDVSKITRYTEDCFDDTSCIPSKSKLLNVEFLEQNEELQIEPQKYSLSKVKPESTDEELETVDGIQQLIYSPASNCAEDTSPVHTSTFLSNTLKNKCEENDSEPPSTFSTDEPSFYPCTKCNVNFREKKHLHRHMMYHLDGNSHFRHLNVPRPYACRECGRTFRDRNSLLKHMIIHQERRQKLMEEIRELKELQDEGRSARLQCPQCVFGTNCPKTFVQHAKTHEKDKRYYCCEECNFMAVTENELECHRGIAHGAVVKCSIIGSDLSQRKTQKKASLKDPFLGSSRKSSTYMCKLCPFATSARSILKKHMAYLHSASCIDPFGSHLRLEKRKGSIIEESLDFRSRTKQLIKHSSTFPKNSALKQDVKRSFGSTSQSSNFTKLHKRPYRIQKARKSVSQSSKLNSAEKKDSYETEDESSWENVELCDYTTQSLEDESYSDINQEHVNLFPIFKGKMEDNEAADKSSLGYEQNDGFYFEYYEDAEGSNFLHDLHDPQNLENVGSALPKHNSVFHWTDLSLEKKSCPYCPATFETGVGLSNHVRGHLHRAGLSYEARHVVSPEQIATSDKMQHFKRAGTGTPVKRVRKAIEKSETSSEHTCQLCGGWFDTKIGLSNHVRGHLKRLGKTKWDAHKSPICVLNEMMQNEDKYEKILKALNSRRIIPRPFVAQKFASNDDFLSQNVLPLEAYHNGLKTEDISVSASEEEGLSFLNECDEAKAVLHDEKRNQSLSLIELLKNKRLGEERNPHISPQKIHNQTARKRFVQKCVLPLNEDSPLMYQPQKMDLTMQSGMPVKLRTCVHCNTTFTSAVSLSNHLRAYARKKSAGLLTGTALDCKQKKSRSRSGSKKKMLPLPHSADEVYILRCRFCGLVFRGPLSVQEDWIKHLQRHIVNANLPRTGAGMVEVTSLLKKPASITETSFSLLMAEAAS, encoded by the exons ATGGATGATTTAGAGATAAATACTGGCGTCCCTGGTGctaaagaagaagaagaaatccTATGTGATGATAATTTTGTATCTGAGGAAGAAGGTGGCATTCCCAAACCAGAAGAGAGTGACACGTCATTTCAGAACAACAACACATTGACTCTGACTGAGGAGCTGTCAAGGGACAGATCTGAAAAAGCCTTAAGTGGAGGCCAGGCTTCTCTATTTATACACACTGGTGCTCCTACTGTTTCTAGTGAAAACTTTATGTTGTCTAGAGGAACTGCTGTTAATGGACCAGTTTCACACTCCACCTCAACAAAGACTTCCATTATGAATAAAGACAGTGCTTCATTAACCACTGGACAGCCTGGAGGTCATCTCACAGATTCCTGCTCAACTTTGACAGTGGTTCATGATCTTCAGCTGCCTGCAAAGAGTACAACACAGAAATCAAATCAGCaccaagttttatttttattacctgATGTAGCACATGCTAAGAACCTGACTCATTCCATTAAAAATCTACCTACCTCTGCTTCAGTTGGTTGTGATTCACAGAAAACAGTAGGAAACAGTGTAGATAGCACTTTAGTAGACCAAGTAGAAGTTTGTGAGGATGATAAAAATTTACTGTTAAAAGATGATTGTGTTGATACATTAACAGGCATTTCCTCAGGTACAGGTGGCTTCAGATCGGGATGTGATCCTAGTTGGGATCCGCAAAAAGAGTTTATACAGTTTCTTATGACAAATGAAGAAACAATAGAGAAGTCTCCCATTCACTGTAAGGTAGGGgtagaaaagaagagaaaaaggaaaatggatgTTAGTAAAATAACACGTTATACTGAAGACTGTTTTGATGATACCAGTTGTATTCCTAGTAAATCAAAACTATTAAATGTTGAATTCTTAGAGCAGAATGAGGAGCTACAAATAGAACCACAAAAATACTCGTTGAGTAAAGTAAAGCCTGAGTCCACAGATGAAGAGCTGGAAACTGTTGATGGTATCCAGCAGCTCATTTATAGTCCCGCTAGTAACTGTGCAGAAGATACTTCTCCTGTTCACACTAGCACTTTTCTATCcaatactttaaaaaacaaatgtgaaGAGAATGATTCTGAACCACCGTCTACTTTCAGTACTGATGAACCATCATTTTATCCCTGTACAAAGTGCAATGTGAATTTTAGAGAGAAGAAACACCTGCATAGGCATATGATGTACCATTTAGATGGGAACAGTCATTTCCGGCATCTCAATGTCCCCAGGCCCTATGCCTGTAGGGAATGCGGAAGGACATTTCGAGATCGTAATTCGCTTCTTAAACATATGATAATTCACCAGGAAAGAAGGCAGAAACTGATGGAAGAAATCCGTGAGCTGAAGGAACTTCAGGATGAGGGTAGGAGTGCACGGTTACAATGCCCACAGTGTGTGTTTGGTACCAATTGTCCCAAAACATTTGTGCAGCATGCAAAGACCcatgaaaaagataaaagataCTACTGTTGTGAGGAATGCAATTTCATGGCTGTGACAGAAAATGAACTGGAATGCCATCGAGGGATTGCTCATGGAGCAGTAGTCAAATGTTCAATTATTGGTAGTGACTTGTCCCAgagaaaaacccagaaaaaggCATCCTTGAAAGATCCTTTTTTAGGATCCTCAAGAAAGTCATCAACGTATATGTGTAAGCTGTGTCCATTTGCTACTTCAGctagaagcattttaaaaaaacacatggCATATTTGCATTCAGCATCATGCATTGATCCCTTTGGTAGCCATCTTAGactagagaaaagaaaaggcagcatAATAGAGGAATCTTTAGATTTTCGTAGCAGGACAAAACAGTTGATCAAACATTCTTCTACTTTTCCAAAGAACTCTGCTTTAAAACAGGATGTAAAAAGATCATTTGGCTCTACTTCACAGTCCAGTAACTTCACAAAACTTCACAAGAGACCCTACAGGATACAGAAGGCTCGGAAAAGCGTGTCACAGTCATCT AAACTAAactctgctgaaaaaaaagacagctaTGAAACGGAGGATGAAAGTTCATGGGAAAATGTTGAACTATGTGATTACACTACACAGTCTCTGGAGGATGAATCTTACAGTGATATTAATCAGGAGCATGTAAACCTATTCCCCATATTCAAAGGTAAAATGGAAGATAATGAAGCTGCTGATAAATCTTCACTTGGTTATGAGCAGAATGATGGCTTTTATTTTGAGTATTACGAAGATGCTGAGGGTAGTAACTTCTTGCATGATTTGCATGATCCTCAGAATTTAGAAAATGTAGGATCAGCATTGCCAAAGCATAATTCAGTTTTCCATTGGACTGATTTGTCACTTGAAAAGAAGTCATGCCCGTACTGTCCAGCAACCTTTGAAACAGGTGTTGGCTTGTCCAATCATGTCAGAGGACATCTTCACAGAGCTGGACTAAGCTATGAAGCCCGTCACGTTGTTTCACCAGAACAGATAGCAACAAGTgacaaaatgcagcattttaaaagagcTGGAACAGGGACTCCTGTTAAACGTGTCAGAAAAG caATTGAGAAATCTGAAACTTCCTCTGAGCACACATGTCAGCTCTGTGGTGGCTGGTTCGATACTAAAATTGGATTGTCTAATCATGTGCGAGGACACCTGAAGAGGCTTGGCAAAACCAAGTGGGACGCACACAAGTCTCCCATCTGTGTTCTGAATGAGATGATGCAAAATGAAGACAAGTATGAAAAAATCCTAAAGGCTTTGAACAGTCGCCGTATTATTCCCAGACCATTTGTTGCTCAGAAATTTGCATCAAATGATGACTTTTTATCTCAGAATGTTTTACCTCTTGAAGCATACCATAATGGCCTAAAGACTGAAGATATATCTGTGTCTGCATCAGAAGAAGAAGGGCTGAGTTTCCTGAATGAATGTGATGAAGCAAAAGCAGTACTACatgatgaaaaaagaaatcagtcaCTTTCACTGATAGAACTCCTGAAAAACAAGAGGTTAGGAGAAGAAAGGAATCCTCATATTTCCCCTCAAAAAATTCATAATCAAACTGCAAGAAAGAGGTTTGTTCAGAAATGTGTTCTTCCATTAAATGAAGACAGTCCATTGATGTATCAGCCACAAAAAATGGACTTGACTATGCAGTCAG GTATGCCTGTGAAGCTTAGAACGTGTGTGCATTGCAATACGACGTTTACAAGTGCTGTTAGCCTGTCCAACCACTTACGCGCTTATGCACGAAAGAAGAGTGCTGGACTTTTGACTGGGACAG CTTTAGACTGTAAGCAAAAGAAGTCAAGGTCAAGATCTggaagcaagaagaaaatgctgCCGTTACCTCATAGTGCTGATGAAGTTTACATACTCAGATGCAG GTTTTGTGGTCTGGTCTTTCGAGGACCGTTGTCTGTTCAAGAAGACTGGATAAAGCACTTGCAGCGACACATTGTCAACGCAAATCTTCCACGGACTGGAGCTGGCATGGTTGAGGTCACATCACTACTTAAAAAGCCTGCTTCAATTActgaaacttcattttctttactGATGGCAGAAGCAGCATCATag